Proteins encoded within one genomic window of Sphaerotilus montanus:
- a CDS encoding polyamine ABC transporter substrate-binding protein, with translation MKLLSSRPAKALNVLVAAVAVLCSAGVRAEEEKVLNIYNWSDYIAEDTIKNFEKETGIKVRYDFFDSNESLHAKLIAGKTGYDIVVPGSNWAKSQIEAGLLMKLDKSKIPNLANLDPAIQAQLAKMDPGNDHIVDWLWGYTTVGINVDKVKKALGDKPMPDNAWDLVFNADYASKLKSCGVAVLDTPSEIMPLALNYLGKDPHSKNADDYKAAGEMLKKVRPSVTRFVGSGSDYIDQMAKGQICAVVGWSGDIMIAKDKSQKAKKPQNLEVLLPKNGGLLFFDTMAIPKDAKHPENAHKWINYILKPEVHASLTNTVFYANPNKASLKFVKPELAKDPAVFPDEAALGKMIPPGTPDQATRKLITRTFTNFKAGR, from the coding sequence ATGAAGCTGTTGTCCTCCCGGCCCGCCAAGGCCCTGAATGTCCTGGTCGCCGCTGTCGCGGTGCTGTGCTCGGCGGGCGTGCGCGCCGAGGAAGAGAAGGTCCTGAACATCTACAACTGGTCGGACTACATCGCCGAAGACACGATCAAGAACTTCGAGAAGGAAACGGGCATCAAGGTCCGCTACGACTTCTTCGACAGCAACGAGTCGCTGCACGCCAAGCTGATCGCCGGCAAGACGGGCTATGACATCGTGGTGCCGGGCTCCAACTGGGCCAAGTCGCAGATCGAGGCCGGTCTGCTGATGAAGCTCGACAAGAGCAAGATCCCCAACCTGGCCAACCTCGACCCCGCCATCCAGGCGCAGCTCGCCAAGATGGACCCGGGCAACGACCACATCGTCGACTGGCTCTGGGGCTACACGACGGTCGGCATCAACGTCGACAAGGTGAAGAAGGCGCTGGGCGACAAGCCGATGCCGGACAACGCCTGGGACTTGGTGTTCAACGCCGACTACGCCAGCAAGCTCAAGAGCTGCGGCGTCGCCGTGCTCGACACGCCCTCGGAAATCATGCCGCTGGCCCTGAACTACCTCGGCAAGGATCCGCACAGCAAGAACGCCGACGACTACAAGGCCGCTGGCGAGATGCTCAAGAAGGTCCGTCCGTCGGTGACGCGCTTCGTGGGCTCGGGCTCGGACTACATCGACCAGATGGCCAAGGGCCAGATCTGCGCCGTGGTGGGCTGGTCGGGCGACATCATGATCGCCAAGGACAAGTCGCAGAAGGCCAAGAAGCCGCAGAACCTGGAAGTGCTGCTGCCGAAGAACGGCGGCTTGCTGTTCTTCGACACCATGGCCATCCCGAAGGATGCCAAGCATCCCGAGAACGCGCACAAGTGGATCAACTACATCCTGAAGCCGGAAGTCCACGCCTCGCTGACCAACACCGTGTTCTACGCCAACCCGAACAAGGCCTCGCTGAAGTTCGTCAAGCCTGAACTGGCCAAGGACCCGGCGGTGTTCCCGGACGAGGCCGCGCTGGGCAAGATGATCCCGCCCGGCACGCCCGACCAGGCCACCCGCAAGCTGATCACCCGCACCTTCACCAACTTCAAGGCGGGCCGCTGA